The following proteins are co-located in the Pirellulales bacterium genome:
- a CDS encoding CoA transferase — MTGPLANIRVLDLSRILAGPFCCQLLADLGADVVKVERPGAGDDTRHWGPPFVDGDGPSAYYLSCNRNKRSLTLDLEHAAARPLLEALIRRADVMVENFLPKDLEKFGLTPQRLAAINPRLVTCSISGYGRTGPLAPVPGYDLVVQATSGLMAITGETDGAPMKVGVAMSDIITGLYAAISALAGLRARDQGAEQQHFDLALADCTLASLVNVAQSTLVTREAPRRWGNAHPQIVPYEVFATADGHLVLGIGNDRQWADFCAAVERPAWARDPRYATNPARVAHRDALVPEVARLMSERTGAQWHAVLSAARVPHAPVLGVDRAIDDPQTAARQMVVEVDDSAGRRYRLLTTPIHWPGRDVSQTQPPPALGEHNRAVLRDWLSFDDAELAQVEGSGALGSVTH, encoded by the coding sequence ATGACCGGGCCACTCGCCAACATTCGCGTGCTCGACCTGTCTCGCATCTTGGCGGGGCCGTTTTGCTGTCAGTTGTTGGCCGATCTGGGCGCCGATGTGGTCAAGGTCGAACGTCCGGGCGCCGGCGACGACACCCGCCACTGGGGGCCGCCGTTTGTCGATGGCGACGGCCCCAGCGCGTATTATCTGTCTTGCAATCGCAACAAGCGCAGCCTCACGCTCGACCTGGAGCATGCGGCCGCGCGGCCGCTGCTCGAAGCGCTGATCCGCCGCGCTGATGTGATGGTCGAGAACTTTTTGCCCAAGGACCTGGAGAAGTTTGGCCTCACGCCACAGCGCTTGGCGGCGATCAATCCGCGGCTGGTCACCTGCTCGATCTCGGGCTATGGCCGCACTGGCCCGCTGGCCCCAGTGCCGGGCTACGACCTGGTGGTGCAGGCGACTTCGGGGCTGATGGCCATCACCGGGGAGACGGACGGCGCGCCGATGAAAGTTGGTGTGGCCATGTCCGACATCATCACCGGACTCTATGCCGCCATCAGCGCGCTAGCCGGGCTGCGCGCGCGCGATCAAGGCGCCGAGCAGCAACATTTCGATCTGGCGCTCGCCGATTGCACGCTGGCCAGTTTGGTGAACGTGGCGCAAAGCACGCTGGTCACGCGCGAGGCGCCGCGGCGCTGGGGCAACGCGCATCCGCAAATTGTGCCTTACGAAGTCTTTGCCACCGCCGATGGCCATCTGGTGCTCGGCATCGGCAACGACCGGCAGTGGGCCGATTTTTGCGCCGCGGTCGAACGGCCAGCCTGGGCTCGCGACCCACGTTATGCCACCAATCCGGCGCGGGTGGCCCATCGCGATGCGCTAGTTCCCGAGGTGGCGCGACTCATGAGCGAACGGACCGGCGCACAGTGGCATGCCGTGCTGTCGGCCGCTCGTGTGCCGCACGCGCCAGTGTTGGGAGTCGACCGGGCGATTGACGATCCGCAGACGGCTGCCCGCCAGATGGTAGTGGAAGTGGACGATAGCGCGGGGCGTCGCTACCGGCTATTGACGACGCCAATTCATTGGCCGGGCCGCGACGTATCGCAGACACAGCCACCGCCGGCCTTGGGCGAGCACAATCGCGCGGTGCTGCGCGATTGGCTGTCGTTTGACGACGCGGAACTAGCGCAGGTCGAAGGCTCGGGCGCGCTGGGATCGGTCACACACTGA
- the ruvB gene encoding Holliday junction branch migration DNA helicase RuvB, with product MAREAILQGQTPEPEDDDRDLRPQRMQDMVGQREVYARIEIAVDASRKRGDVLGHILFDGPPGLGKTTFATVIPRDLGVSLQIASGATLQAPKDLIPYLTNADHGSVLFIDEIHRLPKAVEEFLYPAMEDFRIDIALGEGVNARTINMPLKPFTLIGATTRTGLLSAPLRDRFHMREHLDFYTIDELAEIVRRNAAKFRIAADAASCQLIARRSRGTPRIANNRLRWVRDYATSRADGRISVEVAEAALDMQAVDPLGLDGQDRKYLETLARVFHGGPVGVEALAHTMNTAVDTLSDEVEPYLLRAELVIRTPRGRKLTAAGFGHLGLAMPDEPDGPGQQQLFH from the coding sequence ATGGCTCGCGAAGCGATTCTGCAAGGGCAAACGCCAGAACCCGAAGACGATGATCGCGACTTGCGGCCGCAGCGCATGCAAGACATGGTGGGCCAGCGCGAGGTGTATGCGCGCATCGAGATCGCCGTCGATGCCTCGCGCAAGCGCGGCGACGTGCTGGGGCATATCCTGTTCGACGGCCCGCCGGGGCTCGGCAAGACCACCTTCGCCACGGTGATCCCGCGCGATCTCGGCGTAAGCTTGCAGATCGCCAGCGGCGCGACGCTACAGGCTCCGAAGGACTTAATTCCCTATCTCACCAACGCCGACCATGGCTCAGTGCTGTTCATCGACGAAATCCATCGCCTGCCCAAGGCGGTGGAGGAGTTCCTGTACCCGGCGATGGAAGACTTTCGCATCGACATCGCGCTGGGCGAAGGGGTGAACGCCCGCACGATCAACATGCCGCTCAAGCCGTTCACGCTAATCGGCGCCACGACCCGCACCGGGTTGTTGTCGGCGCCGCTGCGCGACCGGTTTCATATGCGCGAGCATCTCGACTTTTACACCATCGACGAGTTGGCCGAGATTGTGCGGCGCAACGCGGCCAAGTTCCGCATTGCGGCGGACGCGGCGAGCTGCCAGTTAATTGCTCGCCGTAGCCGCGGAACGCCGCGCATCGCCAACAATCGCCTACGCTGGGTGCGCGACTACGCGACCAGCCGGGCTGATGGCCGCATCTCGGTCGAAGTGGCCGAGGCGGCGCTCGACATGCAGGCGGTCGATCCCTTGGGGCTCGATGGCCAGGACCGCAAGTACCTGGAGACACTGGCCCGCGTGTTTCATGGCGGTCCCGTCGGCGTCGAGGCGCTGGCCCACACCATGAACACCGCAGTCGACACACTCTCCGACGAGGTAGAGCCGTACCTGTTGCGCGCGGAACTGGTGATTCGCACTCCGCGCGGGCGCAAGCTCACCGCCGCCGGCTTTGGGCACTTGGGACTGGCCATGCCCGACGAACCCGATGGCCCAGGCCAGCAGCAGCTTTTCCATTAG